A window from Methanobacterium formicicum DSM 3637 encodes these proteins:
- a CDS encoding 2,5-diamino-6-(ribosylamino)-4(3H)-pyrimidinone 5'-phosphate reductase, translated as MKPKVILNAAMTLDGKIATRTGSSEISGQEDLLRVHKLRKEMDAIMVGINTVMVDDPRLTVHKISANSNDNPIRVVVDSKARTPPEYRILNQEAPTIIAVSSEAPSDKIKALEEDGKSEVIICGDKQVDLNCLMDELGNKGIKTLMLEGGSTLNYSMLSAGLVNEVRVCIAPMIAGGNRAKTLVDGDGVDYMKEAFRLKFKKSYNLGADLIVEYNVL; from the coding sequence ATAAAACCGAAAGTGATACTCAATGCAGCCATGACTCTGGATGGGAAAATCGCCACCAGAACAGGTAGTTCAGAAATTTCAGGTCAAGAAGACCTTTTAAGGGTACACAAGCTCCGGAAAGAGATGGATGCCATAATGGTGGGGATAAACACGGTAATGGTTGATGATCCACGTCTTACAGTCCACAAAATCTCTGCAAACTCCAATGATAACCCGATAAGGGTGGTGGTGGACAGTAAAGCCCGCACACCTCCAGAATACAGGATACTTAACCAGGAAGCTCCCACTATCATTGCTGTTTCCAGTGAAGCACCTTCAGATAAAATAAAGGCTCTTGAAGAAGATGGTAAGTCAGAAGTGATTATCTGTGGGGATAAACAGGTTGATCTGAATTGTTTAATGGATGAACTGGGAAATAAAGGGATTAAAACATTGATGCTTGAGGGTGGGTCCACCTTGAACTATTCAATGCTCAGTGCAGGTCTGGTAAATGAAGTAAGGGTGTGCATAGCGCCTATGATCGCAGGGGGAAATAGGGCTAAGACTCTGGTAGATGGGGATGGAGTAGATTACATGAAAGAGGCATTCCGTTTGAAGTTTAAAAAGAGTTATAATCTGGGGGCAGACCTCATAGTTGAGTATAATGTTTTATGA